A stretch of Triticum aestivum cultivar Chinese Spring chromosome 1D, IWGSC CS RefSeq v2.1, whole genome shotgun sequence DNA encodes these proteins:
- the LOC123180206 gene encoding translation initiation factor IF-2 isoform X1, whose product MQYNLIEKGWHAEVYKGQLADGQFVAIQAYCILKFKLTRITPGLCIRMLRGRPRRAGAAGGSAGPALATPTPRPSTSCERKRTRAKVMVMEMNEKKRSWSAYHKDEQKQGSSLGWRRWWPGRGRGGGGGGGVERWPGLGGAGGERWPGGARRRSRGDEGPGGGPKRSAGLEEPGGEAGATRGLAEGQRGALAWRSPAEKQARRGAWRRAKEERWPGGARRRSRGDEGPGGGRRSVFKLGVFMYFCTFSPGRRELPTTIISEMEGVVVYVAGQGRLSCWASKIQLFLLVYYVAGLATGLERPV is encoded by the exons ATGCAAT ATAATTTGATCGAAAAGGGATGGCATGCTGAGGTGTACAAAGGACAGCTTGCTGATGGACAGTTTGTGGCAATTCAAGCTTACTGTATCCTGAAATTCAAGCTTACT aggataacccccggcctctgcatcagaatgttGCGCGGGAGGCCGAGGCGGGCAGGCGCCGCTGGTGGCTCTGCTGGGCCCGCCTTGGCGACGCCTACGCCAAGACCTTCTACCTCG TGTGAAAGAAAGAGAACTCGAGCCAAGGTGATGGTGATGGAAATGAATGAAAAAAAGAGAAGCTG GAGTGCCTACCACAAAGATGAGCAGAAGCAGGGGAGTTCGCTGGGATGGAGGCGCTGGTGGCCTGGCCGTGGCCGTGGAGGAGGTGGGGGCGGAGGAGTTGAGCGATGGCCAGGGCTAGGCGGGGCAGGAGGTGAGCGCTGGCCTGGAGGAGCCCGGCGGAGAAGTAGGGGCGACGAGGGGCCTGGCGGAGGGCCAAAGAGGAGCGCTGGCCTGGAGGAGCCCGGCGGAGAAGCAGGCGCGACGAGGGGCCTGGCGGAGGGCCAAAGAGGAGCGCTGGCCTGGAGGAGCCCGGCGGAGAAGCAGGCGCGACGAGGGGCCTGGCGGAGGGCCAAAGAGGAGCGCTGGCCTGGAGGAGCCCGACGGAGAAGCAGGGGCGACGAGGGGCCTGGCG GAGGAAGACGATCTGTTTTCAAACTAGGGGTATTTATGTACTTTTGTACGTTTTCACCTGGTCGGAGAGAACTCCCAACGACAATTATTtcggaaatggagggagtagtagtttacGTAGCTGGGCAAGGTAGGCTGAGTTGTTGGGCTTCAAAAATTCAACTCTTTTTGCTTGTTTATTACGTAGCTGGGCTCGCTACAGGCCTTGAGCGCCCagtatag
- the LOC123180206 gene encoding translation initiation factor IF-2 isoform X2 has translation MQYNLIEKGWHAEVYKGQLADGQFVAIQAYCILKFKLTRITPGLCIRMLRGRPRRAGAAGGSAGPALATPTPRPSTSRTRAKVMVMEMNEKKRSWSAYHKDEQKQGSSLGWRRWWPGRGRGGGGGGGVERWPGLGGAGGERWPGGARRRSRGDEGPGGGPKRSAGLEEPGGEAGATRGLAEGQRGALAWRSPAEKQARRGAWRRAKEERWPGGARRRSRGDEGPGGGRRSVFKLGVFMYFCTFSPGRRELPTTIISEMEGVVVYVAGQGRLSCWASKIQLFLLVYYVAGLATGLERPV, from the exons ATGCAAT ATAATTTGATCGAAAAGGGATGGCATGCTGAGGTGTACAAAGGACAGCTTGCTGATGGACAGTTTGTGGCAATTCAAGCTTACTGTATCCTGAAATTCAAGCTTACT aggataacccccggcctctgcatcagaatgttGCGCGGGAGGCCGAGGCGGGCAGGCGCCGCTGGTGGCTCTGCTGGGCCCGCCTTGGCGACGCCTACGCCAAGACCTTCTACCTCG AGAACTCGAGCCAAGGTGATGGTGATGGAAATGAATGAAAAAAAGAGAAGCTG GAGTGCCTACCACAAAGATGAGCAGAAGCAGGGGAGTTCGCTGGGATGGAGGCGCTGGTGGCCTGGCCGTGGCCGTGGAGGAGGTGGGGGCGGAGGAGTTGAGCGATGGCCAGGGCTAGGCGGGGCAGGAGGTGAGCGCTGGCCTGGAGGAGCCCGGCGGAGAAGTAGGGGCGACGAGGGGCCTGGCGGAGGGCCAAAGAGGAGCGCTGGCCTGGAGGAGCCCGGCGGAGAAGCAGGCGCGACGAGGGGCCTGGCGGAGGGCCAAAGAGGAGCGCTGGCCTGGAGGAGCCCGGCGGAGAAGCAGGCGCGACGAGGGGCCTGGCGGAGGGCCAAAGAGGAGCGCTGGCCTGGAGGAGCCCGACGGAGAAGCAGGGGCGACGAGGGGCCTGGCG GAGGAAGACGATCTGTTTTCAAACTAGGGGTATTTATGTACTTTTGTACGTTTTCACCTGGTCGGAGAGAACTCCCAACGACAATTATTtcggaaatggagggagtagtagtttacGTAGCTGGGCAAGGTAGGCTGAGTTGTTGGGCTTCAAAAATTCAACTCTTTTTGCTTGTTTATTACGTAGCTGGGCTCGCTACAGGCCTTGAGCGCCCagtatag
- the LOC123180206 gene encoding translation initiation factor IF-2 isoform X3 — MQYNLIEKGWHAEVYKGQLADGQFVAIQAYCILKFKLTRITPGLCIRMLRGRPRRAGAAGGSAGPALATPTPRPSTSCERKRTRAKVMVMEMNEKKRSWSAYHKDEQKQGSSLGWRRWWPGRGRGGGGGGGVERWPGLGGAGGERWPGGARRRSRGDEGPGGGPKRSAGLEEPGGEAGATRGLAEGQRGALAWRSPAEKQARRGAWRRAKEERWPGGARRRSRGDEGPGGGPKRSAGLEEGQRGALAWRSPAEGKEERWPGGARRRGAGLEEPDGGACCSAASRMEEEDDLFSN, encoded by the exons ATGCAAT ATAATTTGATCGAAAAGGGATGGCATGCTGAGGTGTACAAAGGACAGCTTGCTGATGGACAGTTTGTGGCAATTCAAGCTTACTGTATCCTGAAATTCAAGCTTACT aggataacccccggcctctgcatcagaatgttGCGCGGGAGGCCGAGGCGGGCAGGCGCCGCTGGTGGCTCTGCTGGGCCCGCCTTGGCGACGCCTACGCCAAGACCTTCTACCTCG TGTGAAAGAAAGAGAACTCGAGCCAAGGTGATGGTGATGGAAATGAATGAAAAAAAGAGAAGCTG GAGTGCCTACCACAAAGATGAGCAGAAGCAGGGGAGTTCGCTGGGATGGAGGCGCTGGTGGCCTGGCCGTGGCCGTGGAGGAGGTGGGGGCGGAGGAGTTGAGCGATGGCCAGGGCTAGGCGGGGCAGGAGGTGAGCGCTGGCCTGGAGGAGCCCGGCGGAGAAGTAGGGGCGACGAGGGGCCTGGCGGAGGGCCAAAGAGGAGCGCTGGCCTGGAGGAGCCCGGCGGAGAAGCAGGCGCGACGAGGGGCCTGGCGGAGGGCCAAAGAGGAGCGCTGGCCTGGAGGAGCCCGGCGGAGAAGCAGGCGCGACGAGGGGCCTGGCGGAGGGCCAAAGAGGAGCGCTGGCCTGGAGGAGCCCGACGGAGAAGCAGGGGCGACGAGGGGCCTGGCGGAGGGCCAAAGAGGAGCGCTGGCCTGGAGGAGGGCCAAAGAGGAGCGCTGGCCTGGAGGAGCCCGGCGGAGGGGAAAGAGGAGCGCTGGCCTGGAGGAGCCCGGCGGAGGGGCGCTGGCCTGGAGGAGCCCGACGGAGGGGCCTGTTGCAGCGCTGCCTCGCGGATGGAGGAGGAAGACGATCTGTTTTCAAACTAG